The Argiope bruennichi chromosome 9, qqArgBrue1.1, whole genome shotgun sequence genome contains a region encoding:
- the LOC129983960 gene encoding uncharacterized protein LOC129983960: MLGMSGAGGCHPLLGTVVDGTVGPELFFCMGLFSQTDSDKSINVAQTELTKFFPKFLVIHGKDDKLKNMSPFLIQKYIQSTTGNVRSVKKRRSGDLLIESTTPKESEQLLAIKNFGDAPIEVPGHKTLNYTRGVVSSMDLIMVSDEEFVSELQSFRVTSARRITLKRDVAMYVLLCQTRCVVLNARGLDIQKLVASSRCPQCSEIGHDDTPCTKPEKCVNCNGSHPDYSKSCPKWKIEKEIQTIKVSRDISFAGARKIVESRTPKKNLPYSTDLKRTTCSSMQTEPIQTQENSSPSQTISKPFPSP; this comes from the exons ATGCTGGGAATGTctggagccggtggctgccatccttTGTTGGGCACCGTGGTGGACGGTACCGTCGGgcctgaactttttttttgtatgggtCTTTTTTCTCAAACCGATTCCGATAAGTCAATTAACGTTGCACAAACTGAGCTTACGaagttttttccaaaatttttagttataCATGGTAAAGacgataaacttaaaaacatgtcgccttttttgatacaaaagtatATTCAAAGTACTACTGGTAACGTCAGATCTGTAAAGAAGCGCAGATCTGGAGATTTGTTAATAGAGTCTACGACGCCGAAAGAGTCAGAGCAACTTCTAGCAATAAAGAATTTCGGTGATGCCCCAATAGAAGTACCTGGTCATAAAACTCTGAATTATACCAGAGGTGTCGTATCTAGTATGGACCTTATTATGGTGAGTGATGAAGAATTTGTTTCTGAACTGCAGTCATTTAGAGTAACAAGTGCACGCCgtataacattaaaaagagatg TTGCGATGTACGTCCTTTTGTGCCAAACCCGGTGCGTTGTTTTAAATGCCAGAGGTTTAGACATACAAAAACTAGTTGCTTCCTCACGCTGTCCACAATGTTCTGAAATTGGCCATGATGACACTCCTTGCACAAAGCCCGAAAAATGTGTTAATTGCAATGGTAGTCATCCTGATTATTCTAAGTCCTGTCCCAAGTGGaagattgaaaaagaaatccAGACCATTAAAGTTTCTAGAGATATCTCTTTTGCAGGAGCTAGGAAAATAGTTGAAAGTCGAACTCCAAAGAAAAATCTCCCATACAGTACAGATTTAAAAAGGACGACTTGTTCAAGTATGCAAACTGAACCGATACAAACTCAAGAAAACAGTAGTCCATCACAAACAATCTCGAAGCCTTTCCCTTCTCCATAA